The following is a genomic window from Hyperolius riggenbachi isolate aHypRig1 chromosome 4, aHypRig1.pri, whole genome shotgun sequence.
TTCAGCTGACATGGCAATCACTCCCCCTTGCATGCTCGTGTTActaaagaaggattttttttagaCTGACtggaactgaaaaaaaatatagcatttttgaataaaaaaggAAGTACCAGCTGTACAAATGCCTAGATCCTCATTTCCTTCTCAGTGACCTACAACTGGTGGCATACCAAAACGTGGAAATACTCACTCCTTTTCACTGAAAGTGATTGCTCACTCACCTGAAGCCACGCCCCTCTGCTGAGCAGTAGCCTATCATGGTTGTCTAGCAGGAAGGTATGGCTTCACATGCTCTGCTATGGGAGGGAACAGGGAGCTGCAGGTGGGGTATCTATGAATTGGCACAGcttgtatttaaaatttttattttgcaaaaactaCAACTTTATTACAAAATAACATTGAGCCTAAACTggcatttaaagtaaacctgaaagctGACTCCTGAAGTGAAGGCACTTTTTGTAGCACTGAGGAGAATCACATGACTAGATGATTAGtttagagccgggacaaggtcctccagcacccaaggctgagacaccaaagtgcgcctctccatccctcccaccccagccgtcacacactgattgctattagactaagaggcacctcagggcccccaaccccttaatctctagttatctggcttgcagtcactgctatgtatcctgttttcttatttctctctgcttcaaacacaatagggaaatgatagctgagtgagctgtgcaccCCCTAATACACTGCACCCTGGGACTGGagactctctcgcctctgcctcggcccggccctggattaGTTTATCATTGTTTGGAAATTACATGATGGATTGTTTACTTATCCAAAAATATTTCAGAATCAATAGCATGTACAAAATATGCTCTGATCATGAAAGTAGGTAAAAAGAAATAGTGTCATGAAGGAAATATAGACCCATGAGAAGGTGACTCAGAAGGGTAAAATTACATTCCTGAGCTCAGTCTGCAAACATATTCTTGCCTTAAAATATTTCTGTTGTCAGTTTAGCAACTCAAAATAAAATGCTAATTTTCAGTTATCCATTATCTCAAGAATAGGAATGAATGGGCTGATTTAGGCCCATTCATCAGTCTGCATGTTTGTGAAAAGTCTGCATGTTTGTGAAAACGTTTAATAGTAACATGATGTTCTAGCAGATGCATTTAGTCACTTATGGACTACATATCCCTTATCAATCTGTTGTGACATTGTCTTTGTTTACCCTTCTTCCTGTTTGTGCTGACGCAGCTTGGCAGTTGGGACCATCGCAGGTCATGCCATGGTTGCTTCTGATCTGTGTGTAGTTTGGGTGGATGCCCATGCTGATATCAACACCCCGATGACATCACCAAGTGGCAACCTTCATGGACAACCTGTCTCTTTCttaataaaagagctgaaaaacaAGGTACACCAACTTTCAGTACACATTGCTTATTTTGAAAGTCATTTTGTGTGTAAACATTGCTGTAAATATTGTTATGGGAGAACATTTTTCTTAACAAATGGTCACCATGGTGAAACCTTTAAGAACAATGCTGACTGTAATTTATTTGCAATATATAAAGAAAGAGCAAACAACATTGTCAGGAAATACTTAATCAGACTGGTTGCAACAGTAATAGAAacatttataagtaacttcattgCATGTGTAAACACAGGCACCTACTTCCTCTAAATAGTTTGTTGTAGTGATGTTTATTATACCTACAAACATTATACCACCtggaaaacaaaacacatttgacatgatgagatggacctgTGTATGAACAGTGCTAAGCACACATATAACGTTGCTGTGTTCCTGTTCTTCTTTTCATGAAtgaatgaatcaaccccaaactGTGCACTCTTGATCCACCAATTCAGATGCTGCCAACACAGTTCCACATATAGACAATGTGCTTTCAACACTAATTTCCCGACAAGCATATAATCAGCCAGACTACTTTAGTGAGACAACCCACCACCACACCTTATGCACTCACCCTTTGGATCTGACCCTCAATTAGATGGGTCTGCAGCGCTTacggggtcatctggctgcccaCTGCCTTTAAGTTTTATGTTCTCCGCCACCGACACGTAGATCAAATCACCTCAAAATAAACGTATTCGAGGCCACCATAGCACAAAAATGTAAAACCAGTTTAATAATAAAGAGTGCACACTTACAAACACATCCAGTGAACCAGCATTGAGTTTTAACGGCCTCAACCCCTGTGCGTTTGCTGCTCTGCCGACTTAGATCCCGCTGCTGTCTCATACCAAGTCTCTCCTCAGCCATGCCACTAGTTTCTGCATGCCCTTTAGCTCAACTAGTTTCATTGCTGTAGCAACTCTTCAGTTTGATATCGAATTTGCAACGAAGAAAAGAGATTGCTCGACCCATACAGAGGAGGACAccttattttattcattatacTTGAGTGTATAGTATCTAAACGTACTTTTCTCATGCAGAGTGGAAAAGAAAGTATATTTAAAACGTTTATAGCTACCTGTCACAttgcaggctgcactccctcttcTCAGATGGATATCCTCATGTCCATCTCTGTCTACACTCCCAGTAGTCACTTCAGTCAACTTACAGGAACACAAACAGGAGAGGAACCTACACTTGGGCTGCTTCGGGGAGAGTAAAAAACATAAGCAGAAAGAAAAGGCAGCCTGTAACATGACACATGGATATCCGCTACGATACCATGCTTCCCTTAAACACTCTGCGTGGGAGGAGCAGTGTTGAAGAGGAACATGGCTAAACCAGTGGTGtgacctggctatacttggggggaGGCACAATACTTGGGGGACTTAACAACACTTCTTGTTGAACATGACAATTGTTGTGAGTGGACCATGAAAAgagtggaaatgccttgtttttgCACTGACTTATTGTTTAGTATATGGTACTCTATTTGACAACTTTAAATGGTTAAAAGTCAGGAGGTCAACAAGTATGTATTTTAAAGGATAAGGATCTATATAATAagacatggcccatatgcaatttactttttctccttagttttctccaagttcatattttcacaccttgtcaataaaatctcTTTTaaaccccagcaagcaagaacaaatTAATAATTTCGATAGTACTTTTTCCAGTAGTAGTTTTTCAATtgccaaaatgctgaaaagttattttaaagagaagataaaaagttatcacttaggagaaaacttagaagaaaaatttaattgcatatgggccgacgAGCGATAAGAAAGGTTAGGCAACCCATTAACCACTAAAGCATGGATAGAGAAGGTAGCCTCTGTACTCTTATCatttcaagttttctaaaaaataaaataaaaaaataaaaaaaaatatatatatatatatatatatatatatatacacatatacatacatacatacatacatacatacatatcttATGatcattctattaaaactgtttattCCTCCCCTTTCCTAGATGCCAGACATCCCAGGTTTCTCGTGGGTGAAGCCATGTATCTCTGCTAAAGACATAGTATACATTGGATTAAGAGATGTAGACCCAGGAGAGCAGTAAGTTTATCAGATCATATAACTGTCATTTAGCTTGTTTTTGACTTGGTTTAGTTAAAGGTAAATTCCTGTAGATTAAACTTGTGCAACATTTGGCTTATGGGCCACAACATGGCTAACTGCTAAGCCCCTCAGCTAGTACATTACTCACTGTTGCGTTTGCTGTGTTGATAGTTACTGGGACAGCATCCTCCTGACAAGTGATCACACATGTTACAAGCAGAATAACCACATCCTCTGTCAGAAATGAAGTGACGCACTTCTGACATGACTGTGCCTTTATTCTGCTCTGGGCATTTTCTAGCATGTGTAGACACCAGTATGGGGCATTACTTGTTGTCTCAGCAAtaagcatcatcatcatcatcatggagCATGAAAGCAGATTAACTGCAAATGAGGTGAGCGATCTATACCACATTGACTTAGTGGGGGACCAGGAAGGTGAGAAATCAGAACTGAAGGTCACAGGTGGAGATGTGAACAGGTAGAGGGGCACAAGGAGTGATATTAACCGAAATGGAAAGCACAGGTGGGAGGAGTGAGCAGAAATGAGGTACACACAAAGCATGCACAGGTTGAGGGGTACgagggctggctggtatcttactattttgtcagttaaactgctgttcaggaaatgctgttgaaaacaaagaaaaccctgagaatccctgatGAGGAGATAAACTGGcccaaaaacctgtcggttctgtcagattttaactgcctacattttcgcgatagtggtcctttcaacatctgcaaaatataaaaaatggaaGCCAACATAGTCAgttcatttttttaaacattatctaATCAATTCTTCTTTTCTTACAGCTATATACTTAAGAGTCTTGGGATTAGATGCTATTCAATGACAGATGTAGACAGACTGACAATCAAAAAAGTGATGGAAGAAACAATCGAATATTTAGTGGGCAGGTATGTATATCATCTTGAAACATTACTGAAATAAGAAGTAGGTGTTACAGAAATGTTTTCATTCATTATCTTGCTATGAATTCTTGCCAGTTATAAAATGGGCAGATCTCTGTAAAAGGAGCCAAAACGGTCATCCTAAAAGATTCTAAGTCTATCTTTtcaagttgcccccccccccccatgcttatTTTAAGTTTTGTTTCAAGTAAACATTTGCACCTGCAGCATGTTTAAGCTGTTATATTAGCCTACCTGTAACTGTTAAACGTAGTCTGCGACTTGCTTGGGAAAAAAATTACTAGTTTATACATTTCCTCTCCTGATGGATGTGATGTAATGCCTGgcccacacgatgagattttctggcagattcactGCCaggtcaattatttccaacatgtgcgATCTGATTTCTAGTCGATTTTCCATTAactatacatcaaaggtcagcgcaggtttagaaagtcattgtatatagggaatgataaattcttcaccacaatacatcAAAGGTagctatccgccaaacatcaaaacaagaaaaggcttaccatctccaaacaacccacattataaggttgtaaatggctcaggtcacagatagcgtccagggaacatcagatgtcgtgaagatccagtggacatccgtatggaggtaaagtttcaggaatttatataggaaaacaaaaaacggcaatatctaagcgtaacccgtttatttagataaaatttatttaaacggtagtagatataaaaacaataactcacatacggggcccataaactgggaaccccggaagattagcgcgcatgtaatggtcaatggtagatcaatagacaatggtgccgcctgttaccttcccgaccggtttcgcagtcttgcgtcatcaggggagaaaaaaaagtgggcgtgtgtacagactgtcgttcgggtgatttttggtttggcgtgcggacgattgTACGACGGGCACGCTCaaatgacccgtcgttcggaaaaatccgacgtgtgtatgggcctttagctacCTAAATCTGCAGAGTGTGGCTTTCATTTGCTAGCATGTCTTAGATTTCCTGGATTAGTCAGGATTTGCATGATAGAAGACTGCTCATCCCCAGTGAATGTGGGGATGTTTATGAAGTTCAGCCAGAATCTTAATGAACCTTAGCTACCATGACTTGCTCATGCTAACTCTCATGAGTTTTAtcagaatgacattttttttactgaacTCCTTGATACCGTGTTTGGGTTTTGTTTTTAGAGTAGACCTGGGAGGAAATTGTTAGTTCACTTGGAGACCCTGAGCTATAAGGTCTAAACTACGAAGTGACTTAAATTATGCGTTACAAGCAAGCCAACCTctttttcatattctgtttatttACAAGACATTAGTCTCACTGTGCTGCAAATGGGATGCCTGTCTGTATGTGGAATTACTCAGAAGCATGAGATTAACATCACCCACGTTCAGACCTTCTGGAGTAAATGTAACACATCAGATTTGGTACATTTCTCTCGGTAAATCAGGTGATGACTGACTCACTGACTTTTCCCCCAAATAACCTACTTACGTGTGTAGCAGCAATTACAGCTGTACTCCAGGCAGAGCTTGTTTTTCACCGGAATGTGAACTCCTCTATTAACTGAGGTCAAGTACGTCAAAATAGGAAGGAAATGGTCAGCAGACTGTAATTTTCCTAGAGAGTTCTACTTCTGCTTTGgtgtcttaaagggaacataaactgaggACATGAATTGTTACttgtaaaataccagttgcctgactctcttgctgatcctgtgtctcttaatactttcagccacagcccctcaacaagcatgcagatcaggtgctctgactgaagtcagactggattagctgcatgcttgtttcaggtgtgtgatccagccactactgcagccaaagagatcagcaggactgccaagcaactggtattgtttaaaaggaaacatccatatccctctcagttaaggttcccatgAAGCTGTGTGTGCAGGCCTGATACACACACCAGGCAAATTTCACTTTAAATCCTATTAGAGCTAATGGTCAGTttgatattcagatctgacatcaATCGGCTATAGAAGAAAGTTAACATACACATGCATGTGATTTTTCCAATTCTGATCAGACTTATAATTTTTCCGATTGGATATTGATCGAAAATGAATCAAAGGGACATACACATAGAACAACAGCTAGTAATTTGATCAATATTTTCCAATAAGTCCTATtgagaaagagattgattttGAGCTTGGGATAATTCGCTGGCAAACAGTAGGTTGTACATGCTTTTTACCTGATTTTCTTGACCTGAAGTAGGCTACGatatgaaaattgcatggtgtgtcaaTAGAGTGGTGGGAAAGTTGTGCAGGATCCACCCCCAGAGCCACAGGCATTCAACAGATTCAGTGCTGATACACAATGATGGGCTCCATCTAAAATCAAAACCTTTATTCAATTTTCTTAAAAGAGCTTAGTACATTCATAATGGTGTTTTCTTATAGTGTAAAACTTAAAGTCCATATAGGGACAGTCAGTAATCCAGTGTGCCAGGCTGCTCAGACTCGACATACTGCATTACTGCCTGTGCGTATATGGATGATTTTAAATGTTATGCTATATGAAAACACGTTTATGGAATTATTAAGCTCTGTTAAGAAGATGGAATAAAGAGTTTGATTTTAAATGGTATTATGTATCAGAATGAAGCTGTGTGTGTACGCAACCAAGATTTTTGTCAGCAAAACGTTAGTTCATGAACATTTCTGGTGAAAGTCTAGCATGTTTACAGGTGGTATCTGATGTCAATGGCCTCCTCCTGTGCAATCAGCTAAGCTAGGAAATCCTTGCCCACCGTCTTTTTGCCCCCACAGTGGTCTTACTATTGCTCACCTTTCCCCctaccctctccatagaacagagaAGGCTGCGCAACTGAAAGCCAACAAGTGGATCTCTACAGTCATCACTCCTAAATTTTAACCAGTTATGATTAGGCATTAACCTTTTTCTAGGTGTGTACATTGCTTTAGAATCTCTATAGCAGAACGATGCTGAGTTAAACAGTGGTCCCGCCAATTAAGCCTACCTGTAACTCATTTAGTTCTGCTGCTTCCGGTCACATGACCACAATTTAAAAATACTGGTAGTTATTTTAGTAATGTTTTCATAAAAAGGCAACATTTTGCACTTTGCTCACTAGAGTGTTTGATGTTATGTTTAGATTTGTGCAAATAGCCTTTAAGAGAGCAGCAACCCCAATGTAAATGCAAGAAAAGCAATTCAGTAACGTGTTCCATTTAGAAGAAAATTATGACCATAACTAACTATTGTGTGTATACaaaatttttataatttttcatcttttgaagGAAATCAAGACCCATCCACTTAAGCTTTGATATAGATGGCTTGGACCCTAGTGCAGCGCCTGCTACTGGAACACCTGTCCCTGGAGGGCTTACCTACAGAGAGGGCATGTACATCACAGAACAGCTTTACAATACAGGTAATGCATTGCTCACTTAacacactgtggcccatatgcaattcacttcctAGGTGATAAGTTCagagtcttcactatggggaggaagctccggtcttcactatggggaggatcgcagatgacgtcatgacgtcatgcgcaaacccgatcctccccatacagagaccggagctgtgctggGAGGCTGCGCAATTGGATCCAGGGGGGATAACGTATAAACGGGAGGATTGTGGGCGATCCAGGGGTGCCGgacactcttactagctagcctagtgctagctagaggatttacagccatttgctacatttatttatttatgggggactcctggggccacagagcggtatgcccgacacagtgtcgggcatacagctaaggaggttaaaataacttttcagtagaaaaagtactatcaaaatgtttttgtgtatttgcttgtttgctggtggttttaaagtaattttattaacaaggtgtgaaaatatcaacttggagaaaactaagtagcaaaagttaattgcacacagGCCCGTATTTGCTGTTTGATTACACAAGGTGCATCAGTCACAAATAAAAGATCAGACTGTCAGTTGAGCTGTCTATTAGTTATCAAATTTGATTGTAGAAAATGCAAATACTGATCTTGTTGtaacttagagacactgaagcagaaaaaaatatatgatataatgaattcgatgtgtagtacagataattaatagaacattcgtagcaaagaaaacagtcccatatttttattttcatttatatagtttttttttttatagcattgcataattctctaatatttgcagtttacacactactcagcattctaaattattttacagagcagtctagagaagttttgaacccttctctgcagagaaaaatatgatataatgactgacagttgagataacaagcttcagaagacagagctctctgcgactttgaaagtcatggagctcaatggctctttttgcacagataacaactggagtttcttaactcttcctgtactggagaaaacataagacttatgtctctgctcctaatgttttatttcttagctgtactacacatacaaatcattatatcataatttttttcgcttcagtgtctctttaaaatcaatttattgATAATATTAGTATTACTTTATAAATAGTGAGGCTTTAAAGAGCTGCAATGCTTATATAAGGGTACTTAAAATGGGTCTTAATCAAAAATGCAATTTGCTTGTTATTGATTTTTCTGCCATTTAATAACACTGACACCCCAATTCCCACTTTAAATGCACATTCTGCCCTAAATTGTCTCTCTGAATTCCTCATTAGCATCCCTGTACTAGTCACTTCAGCATGTACTTCCTACAGACAGTACAGTTAGTGATGAGTCCCTTCTTAATTTCAATAATGGGAGTTACATACCTTAAAAAATAGCTAAAATCAGTAATAAGAACTGCATTACTGATCAAAGTCTCATTCTGAGAGTTTTTAACCACACTATGGCCTCaactcactaagctttatcaaacactttatcaaaagtttgataatttacctcatgggtaaaacctaattttgaattcactaaggtgttatagatttattgaacattatatatcgataaaacattcgataaatatatgggTCCTTTTTTACTTAATGCtttggtatgcattagtgtgtGTTGATacgcgtttttccatagcagtgcattgtgaaaaagctttcagttaaaacgtgtatagtgggaactgagccataggaaaacatggacattactttgaaaatcagttttctttcagttcttagagcaactgattaagtgtcaggctgcatttccacttgtgcggtgcgaatcgccgcggtaaaaattcgcatgcggatgcgaatttcgcatgcgggtctatgcgaattttcatgcaaattcgcatggatgacgatgtatgcgaatttaaccatggcagtgctggtgtgcttttccattgtttctatgcgaattcgcatgaaaatttgcatacccaaaccccatgcgaatttcctattaaatacattggcctcaatttacggagcattatcaaacgtttatcaaacactttatcaaacgtttgataatttacctcatgggtgaaatctcattttgaattcactaaggtgttctatatttgttgaacgttttatcggtaaaacattcgataaatatataacaccttagtgaatttaaaatgagattttacccatgaggtaaattatcaaacgtttgataaagtgtttgataaacgtttgataatgctccgtgaattgaggccattgtatgcgattcgcatagcggtatgcggtatgcgaattctgatggctctgccatgcaaattttttctgcacagaaaaacgcaaaggaatcctgacaagtggaaacaatccaattcacttgtattgctatgcgaatttgcatgcgaaaaacgcatgtgaattcgcgatagtggaaatgagccctcaaagCGCCCTACAAGTTAACTAACATTTTAATGGAGACATTTTTAAAAGTACTTTTTCACAAGAACAGTTAGAGTAGGAGCAGCCATATTTCCTGGATGCCTGAGAGGACTGGCTTTAGCAGTGCCTCATTGCTCatgggcccctattcaattacCTTTTCTCTCCAGTCTTCTCCGACGAGGTAATTTTTCACCTCAcctacaaaataacttttcagcatctaaaaaaataaaagaaaataaaaaatactactaaggaggttaaaaaaagaaaagaaaaagaaagtactagcaaatttattttgagcctttttctgtttgctggtggtttcaaaGTTATTTTATTGATATGGTGTGTAAATATCTCATATGAGGAAAATCAGAATAGGGGCCAAGCTGTGGTGTAGTTTAAGGGTGTGCACACACCTCCAATTTTGATTAGCAAATTTTACCACTTCAATGTGGTAAGAGTGCAATCGGATTTTCAATACAGTACaataaacagattgtgtaggtaagctctcaatctacatagaagtggtaaaattggccaatctaaGTTGGATGTGTATAGAGTCAGACACCCTTTTTTATGTAAAGACAACAGATTTAGGATACGATTTGGAAGAatctttatatttatttttttcagtcaacttttattatttaaaatatgtgtaatttTAATTTATAAGTATTATTTTAACCTATATGATTTATAATTTGAAAATATTACAGTATATTCTAATAGATGGCAGTAAAGCtaatatttttttccttgctCAGGTTTACTTTCTGCAGTGGATATGATGGAGGTGAACCCCTCGCGTGGAGAATCAGAGAGAGATATCCAGCTGACTGTGAACACGGCTCTCAACATGACCTTATCCTGCTTTGGGAAGGCACGGGAAGGCTTCCATGCTTCTTCCCTGCGTATTCCTGACATTTCCTAACTGCTGACGCATAATATGCATACCCACTTAGCACTTTGCAAAACCAAACCAAACACTATACATGTCTTTTTTAGAAGATGACTGATCAATTAAATGCTGCACTGTAAGGTCAAGGCCCTGCCCCTTCCCTTTCTcatcttatatacacacacacatcagactTTCATCACAAGAGACAATCATTCATGGACATCTTAGGTGAATCAccgcaggtatcctttaagatgtcaTGTAGTAATCCCTAAAAGACCAAAATAAACGATAATGATTATTTTGGTGCTTGTTCTCCACTTACCTTCCCCCCTTTCCTCCCCATAGAGCAGAAAAGGCTTCTTGATTTTTAGCCAAGCAGcgttttgtgttcagtggacAATACTAAAACAGTTGCCTGAAATGATCACTAatgatcagggccagatttaccataaggcattgtaggcatgtacctacaggcacctgatgatggaaagatgtCTCACTCTGCTCTTCGAGTGCATTCCTCCCTCTTCACCAatgcaacttaatactgagggtacctctggctacctattactgagaggcacctatagctacctaggacaggcaagggaagtacgagagaagtgacagctgggacagccagcacacttatggTGCAGCTGAGGgaggtttgtaggctcatggagggtggagtctagggtgccattacatctgtgcttataggctgtTGTGACATAGATCCAGGCCTGCTAATGATCCTTTTATTTCAGGAGGCAGTTATTCAGAATCCGCTCACTGTTTGCAGTGGCTATTCAGCAGATCTATAGATTTTCCAGACGCTGAGCAGACCTCAAATTTCCCTGGCACTAGAATGTGCTTTGAAAGATTAGTCTGCCCCTGTAATGGCTTTGGGCTACACCCTATTAAATAGTGCTCTCGAGTtttccctaatgctaggtacataccatacaattttctggcagatttacctgctagatcgatcacttccaacatgtccgatctgaattttgatcgatttttgtaattttccgatcactttttcaatctttttttctgattgattttcgttcagttctatgaaaatcgattaaATAATGAttgaaaaaattatgaaaaaatgatcggaaaatcgaaaaaaacgattgaaattcagatcggacatgttggaaataatcgatctgacacgtGTATCtgtcaaaaaattgtatggtgtgtacctagcataagttgaTATTTTGaagccttatcaataaaatacatttaaagctaCCATCAAGGCAGACATTAATCCCAATGACTTTGATATTGCCTTTTACCCCTACTTCTTCAGTTGCTAAGTACTGAAATATTAAGTTTTAGAGGATGaagaaattatctccttggaaaaaactcaggagaaaagttatgaGCCTTTAGCACGTATCCAGTTatcttttcttctgagttttctattagattattttaaaaataactttccagcactcagCAATTAAAGTAGTACCAAAATAAGATAAAAAAGTAACTTATGTTACATTTAAAGTAAAAGTAACTTATGTTGAGCAATGCCTGGCTTGGTGGGTATATTTATTGGTaaggtttaaaaatatctccttggtAACAAAAAGTTAACAGGATATGGGCGCCTTTTTGCCATGGAAAGACAAAACATTAGAGGGCCTTTCTCAGTATTGGCAGCTATGTAGACCATGttaagcagtttttttttcagtCAGAACCCATCCATACTCTTGTCTTCACAGCTTAAAGTCAAACTTGCACACACCCAGCCTATTGTCCCTGGGGCAGTCAGTCAAACATTTCAGGAGATGTTCAAAAGCTGACAGGACAGTTAAGTAATATTAAAAATTTCTGCAACTATTAACTTCTGAAGGAcaaaacaaatgtaaacaaaaaggTATCAATTTCAAATATTCATCAGCCATGTTATATACCATGACGCGTCAGAGCTCTTCTTTCGTTGATCAtttctcaagttttttttttctgtaacaagCCCCAGCCTACTTGTTTAATATTAGTCAAAAATGTAAACTCAAATAAGGTACGGAATACAATTTCAAATAATATTTAAGTTATTTTAACGTCATATTATT
Proteins encoded in this region:
- the ARG1 gene encoding arginase-1; amino-acid sequence: MTERTRRAVGIIGAPFSKGQPRGGVEEGPIHIRRAGLLEKLEDLEYDVKDYGDLHFADVPRDEPFQNVKNPRTVGQATEKLANVVSEVKRSGRVCLTLGGDHSLAVGTIAGHAMVASDLCVVWVDAHADINTPMTSPSGNLHGQPVSFLIKELKNKMPDIPGFSWVKPCISAKDIVYIGLRDVDPGEHYILKSLGIRCYSMTDVDRLTIKKVMEETIEYLVGRKSRPIHLSFDIDGLDPSAAPATGTPVPGGLTYREGMYITEQLYNTGLLSAVDMMEVNPSRGESERDIQLTVNTALNMTLSCFGKAREGFHASSLRIPDIS